One part of the Pecten maximus chromosome 9, xPecMax1.1, whole genome shotgun sequence genome encodes these proteins:
- the LOC117334903 gene encoding proteoglycan 4-like: MRREARPDPTRRDPTRPRPDPTRRDERAIDALPDCRTRPDPTRRDATRRDATRRDPTRRDATTRDAKGRDPTRPGATRVRPRPTTRRTPRDATGRDATRRDETRRHATRPTRPDATRRYPTRRDPTRRDPTRRDPTRPDPTRRDAKGSRPDATRPDATRPDPTDPTRPDPTRRDDARRRATRRDPTRPDETRPDAKRRDARGRTRPTRRRPTPDPTRRRATRREGTRAPATRPDATRPDPTLTRRRATTRDRRDPTRRDPTRPDATRRDATRPDPTRPDPTRPDPTRRDPTRPDATRTRPDATRRDATRPDATRPDPTRRDPTRPDATRPDATRRDPTRPDATRPDATRPDATRPDPTRPDPTRRDPTRPDATRRDATRPDGRDATRRDPTRPDPTRRDATRRHATTRDHDPTRSDARRDPTRPDPTRRDATRRDATRPDATGRDATRRDPTRPDPTRRHATTRDTTRREATRGATRPDPTRREGTRRDATRPDATRPDPDATRRDPTRRDDARRDAKGRDPTRPDATRRTRPDATGPDPTRRDGTRPDATRPDATRRRATRREGTRPDPRQEVISLVGKEKNSHIF, translated from the exons ATGCGACGCGAGGCGCGACCGGACCCGACCCGACGCGACCCGACCCGACCCCGACCCGACCCGACCCGACGCGACGAACGCGCGATCGACGCGCTACCCGACTGTCGGACCCGACCCGACCCGACCCGACGCGACGCGACGCGACGGGACGCGACGCGACGCGACCCGACGCGACGAGACGCGACGACGCGCGACGCGAAGGGACGCGACCCGACCCGACCCGGCGCGACGCGAGTGCGACCCCGACCGACGACCCGACGGACGCCACGCGACGCGACGGGACGCGACGCGACCAGACGCGACGAGACGCGACGACACGCGACACGACCGACCCGACCCGACGCGACGCGACGGTACCCGACCCGACGCGACCCTACCCGACGCGACCCGACCCGACGCGACCCGACCCGACCCGACCCGACCCGACGCGACGCGAAGGGATCCCGACCCGACGCGACCCGACCCGACGCGACCCGACCCGACCCGACCGACCCGACCCGACCCGACCCGACGCGACGCGACGACGCGCGACGACGCGCGACCCGACGCGACCCGACCCGACCCGACGAGACGCGACCCGACGCGAAGCGACGCGACGCGAGGGGACGGACCCGACCGACCCGACGCCGACCGACACCCGACCCGACGCGACGACGCGCGACGCGACGCGAAGGGACGCGCGCGCCCGCGACCCGACCCGACGCGACGCGACCCGACCCGACGCTGACGCGACGACGCGCGACGACGCGCGACCGACGCGACCCGACCCGACGCGACCCGACCCGACCCGACGCGACGCGACGCGACGCGACGCGACCCGACCCGACGCGACCCGACCCGACGCGACCCGACCCGACCCGACGCGACCCGACCCGACCCGACGCGACCCGGACCCGACCCGACGCGACGCGACGCGACGCGACCCGACCCGACGCGACCCGACCCGACCCGACGCGACGCGACCCGACCCGACCCGACGCGACCCGACCCGACGCGACGCGACGCGACCCGACGCGACCCGACGCGACGCGACCCGACGCGACCCGACCCGACGCGACCCGACCCGACCCGACGCGACCCGACCCGACGCGACGCGACCCGACGCGACCCGACGCGACGCGAAGGGACGCGACCCGACCCGACGGACGCGACGCGACGCGACGCGACCCGACCCGACCCGACCCGACCCGACGCGACGCCACGCGACGACACGCGACGACACGCGACCACGACCCGACGCGAAGCGACGCGAGGCGCGACCCGACCCGACCCGACCCGACGCGACGCGACGCGACGCGAAGGGACGCGACCCGACCCGACGCGACGGGACGCGACGCGACGCGACGCGACCCGACCCGACCCGACCCGACGCGACGACACGCGACGACACGCGACACGACCCGACGCGAAGCGACGCGAGGCGCGACCCGACCCGACCCGACGCGACGCGAAGGGACCCGACGCGACGCGACCCGACCCGACGCGACCCGACCCGACCCCGACGCGACGCGACGCGACCCGACGCGACGCGACGACGCGCGACGCGACGCGAAGGGACGCGACCCGACCCGACCCGACGCGACGCGAAGGACCCGACCCGACGCGACCGGACCCGACCCGACGCGACGCGACGGGACGCGACCCGACGCGACCCGACCCGACGCGACGCGACGACGCGCGACGCGACGCGAAGGGACGCGACCCGACCCAC GCCAGGAAGTCATTTCATTAGTTGGTAAGGAGAAGAACTCGCACATATTTTAG